The Devosia sp. SD17-2 genome includes a region encoding these proteins:
- a CDS encoding N-formylglutamate amidohydrolase produces MIASNEKAVTVTNARGASPFVIVCDHASNFIPEAYGDLGLTPVQRVSHIAWDPGALAVSRGLSDALDAPLVWSGISRLIIDPNRDLDAPDLIWTLSEATRIPGNENLSPEEREYRIAHFHQPYHTAIERLLEMRRHAGMETVLVCMHSFTPVYLGIARPWPIGLLHGRDTGFTEALRDALAAAEPDLNIGWNQPYAALNGVTLTLEKHGDGRGLEATMIELRNDEILSREGVTYWAELLAECLEAARRKRGGKRP; encoded by the coding sequence GTGACCAATGCACGTGGGGCATCGCCCTTTGTCATCGTCTGCGACCACGCCTCCAATTTCATTCCGGAGGCCTATGGTGACCTCGGGCTGACGCCGGTCCAGCGCGTCAGCCATATCGCCTGGGACCCGGGTGCGCTGGCGGTGAGCCGAGGACTGTCCGATGCGCTCGATGCGCCCCTTGTGTGGTCCGGCATCTCGCGCCTGATCATCGACCCCAATCGGGACCTCGATGCACCGGACCTGATCTGGACCCTGTCGGAGGCGACGCGCATTCCGGGCAATGAAAATCTCTCGCCCGAGGAGCGGGAATACCGCATCGCCCATTTCCATCAGCCCTATCACACGGCCATTGAACGGCTGCTGGAGATGCGACGGCATGCCGGCATGGAAACCGTACTGGTCTGCATGCATTCCTTCACCCCGGTCTATCTTGGCATTGCCCGGCCTTGGCCGATCGGCCTGCTGCATGGACGGGACACAGGCTTCACCGAGGCCCTGCGGGACGCACTAGCGGCCGCCGAGCCCGATCTCAATATCGGCTGGAACCAGCCCTATGCCGCGCTCAACGGCGTCACCCTGACGCTGGAGAAACACGGCGACGGGCGCGGGCTCGAGGCGACGATGATCGAGCTGCGCAATGATGAAATCCTGTCACGTGAGGGCGTGACCTATTGGGCGGAACTGCTCGCGGAATGTCTGGAGGCGGCCCGCCGCAAACGCGGAGGCAAGCGGCCCTAG